The following nucleotide sequence is from Citrus sinensis cultivar Valencia sweet orange chromosome 6, DVS_A1.0, whole genome shotgun sequence.
CGAGCATCACACATACAATCATACTCAATTCGATGGAAGGTAATTTCTAACTATAATTCCGTAGCTCCTAATTGTAAAACCCATGTCGATGAAGGATACCCTATTCCCACATATCTCACACACAGGTAATGGGTTTCATGCTCTCCAAACTGTCCAGAAACATTTCCTGATTGGTGTCTGCAAAAATAATGAATCACAAACCAGATAAACTTTGGAGTACCTCCCCTCATTCTCAACCATAACCGCAACCATTTCCTAAATAATTCATGGTGAAATATGAATGCCAACCCAGGAAATACAATCAAGCAAGAAAGTACATTCCAAGTCCACCTTCTATCGTTCACCTACACTCAAGAGACCAATTAAGTGTCATTTGTCTTGTGGATCCACATACCGTGCGCTTCTTGCTAACAAATAAGGAGCTGTGATCCTAGGTCCCCAACTCAGGGCAGATAGAACTTCTAAAAACCtgaacttttttatttcactagtCCACAGATTTCATGTATACATTCCCTAGATCCAAAAATGAACTAATCATTAGTTTTCAATTCAGGCAcataacaaaatattgaatGGAAGAAAACATTAAAGGAATGAACTTTGTAGGGCACATGATATAggttataaaaagaattaaactgaactaaattttaatattgataatcACCTGAAATGTATACAGAACAGGAACATTATCAACATATGAAAGAAACTATCAACATTCAAGCAGTTCTAAACCATGCAAGACATTAGCGTACTTTTGGAGCTCATACTCGTTTCCAAAATGCTTATCTTTAATCTTCAAGAACGCATGCAATGTCAGCAGGCTATCCGATCCGGCTTGGTGGCTCTTCCCAACGACCCGCTCCACACCCAATGCCTTGCAAACCCGATCCAATCCCCCATATAAGCACGTACAAAACCTAATCAAATGCTTCACATCATATACTTTCTCCCCAAAAAACACGCCCACTCGAGTCACAAACTCACTCAATTTCTCAGGCAAGACCCGCTGTGTCAAGCATTTAACCAAATACCCGAAATCATAGGCGCTGTGGAAGGTCACCCATGTAACGTCCTTGTTTAATACAAGCCCTGACGACATCAACAATTCAGCAAATCTTACCGAGTCGATTCCAAATTCACgattcttttcaaaatcaatacCTTGTCGTTTCAACAGCTCAACCGAATCGAGAGCGTGGGCGTGACGCGCGATATCGAAGTCCTTAAAATTGAACTCCCAAATATAATACGTAGAACCCGACCCGAGGTCCGGAAGATTCCCTTCCTCGTCCGATAAGGTTAAACCTATTTGGATCAGATTTAACAGATCCACATTTGCCTTGAGTCCATTGTAATTCGCAGCCGGGTCACGGTGACGGATGTTCGAATCGGGTCGGACCACGACGCCAGGGAACTCCGTGTCCATTGAGATTATCGGATATCTGTCAATTAAAGCTCTGATCCTTTCGAACTCGGAGATCAAGTTAAACTCAAATACCTCTCGGATCAAGATCCGAGGCTTCGGAGGCTGCGGCGGCGGTACGTCTGACATGGCAAGAAATCTTGTCGGATCCTGATCCAATTGATTCAATTCTTGAAAAggctttaattttattttttttttagatttttttttttaataatttctagGGTTTGGTCTCGAGTTAGAGGAAATTCGCAGGAAGCGAAGAGActactttttttataaagagaGATGGCGACGTTGGGGGTGGTGGGCcggtttaattttcaaaagagGTAATTTGGGGTAAATAGTAACTTATGTTTTGTGGTGAGGGAGGGTATAAATGTAGTATTGCGATAAGTACAAGTAAATGAAGCGTTGATGTGCGGTGTTTTTGCCACTAATCCACTGGGTGCctgtttttaatattgttattcttGCGCGAATTCGGGAGGAGGAGGTGGAGTGGAGCCCACAATTCTCGATGTCGAATTACGCTAATGCCGGTGGCTATCTGAGTGGGTTGTTCGGCtctttttgggtttttcaGCTTCGAGTAATTATGCTGATTGGTTGCAACTAGAATCCAAAAGAAGTTAAATAGCAGACTGCAGGCTAGGTGTTTGTTAAATTGATTGACTGAGGATTTATGCAATTGGGTTAATAATGTTTGAAATGAGATAAAGATATATAACAAAATGTTTGATATATAGTTCTTACATTGGACAAAAGCTATGCTACCctctttatatttgtatttgcaTGAAATGAAACATCTCCTTGTTTTTTTAcctttaaattaatcaaaatttggtCTAGTCGTGATAGAGTTGGACATGTGATAAAACCTTCAATGACGTAAAATAACAACCAGTACtaatatgttatttaagtGCATCACCTAAATTTGTGTTATTATCTTTCAATAGTGTTAAGAAGTGTACGACGGTTCACATAATATAAGATATTTTACCATCTTCTATTTAATTGTCTCTCTCTTTTgtggggtttttttttttctttttcagaatTATGAACAAGATGATTCAATTTTGGttggaattttttaataataaagaaaatagaattttctacaatttaaaaattattctgaATTCCATTAACGAAGAGTGTGGTAGACccaaaaacgaaaaaaaaaaaaaaagaataaaaaaaaaaattttttttgccatttaaaatgtatgaaaAGCGGCAGAATGGCCACTTGCGGATGCTTTTAGATGTtatatgtaataaattcataatcctgTTCAAACATGCAATGAATGCATGCAAGAgccaaattttagaatattgaCCAATCCGCTCCTTCAGTGATAAAGGAGTTTTTGGGATAGTGgagtaaaatttatactaataaattaaaaattatatgccagttaataaaaaaaaattaacactcATTaaacattgaaaaagaaaaattacaagtatgatgtttaaatattataaaaggtACATATGACAATTAATAATAGGGTCAGTCTACCTTGCAGATTATATAACTTATCAGATTATACTCACGGTCATGCCGTTGGATCCAAAAACCAAATACCTCTATAAACACTAACTAAAACAGTGAGCTAAAATGTTGTGGGCAAAGCCGCTGAAGAAAGTGCTTGAGAAGCGATAACTTTCGTTTGTTTTTGTTctctttaactaaaaaaaaaatacttctgTTGTTTCGTAACGTGAAAACGCATGCGGTTGTAAGCTCGTTTTGTTGTGTTTTAAGATAGGGATGAACAAAAACAGTGAGGTGTCAGCGAGTCACTTGATAGGAAAGAACGAAATTCGATGACGAAATTGAGAGCGGATAAGGTCGAAGCAAAAGTAAAAGTCCGGCGATGCCGCGGCGGAACCTGTTATTATTTGTGGCGACTTGTTTTGAGTTTACACATACAATATGCATATGCAAAGCGTATTTTTAGAACTGCCTTGGCATCATCTGGTCATATTCAAGcttattttcaaacttttcaTCTTAAGTCATTGTCGGTCGATTGTCACAAAGCCTTCAATCCGGTGACTTTGACACGATAGACCCAAATAAGTAAATGACTAATGAATTATGAATTCCAACTTATGATTGAAACTGAGtcatataattttcaaaccGTACACGTTTTGAGAGAGCCAAATTACTGCCCTCTGTTTACTTTTTATCATCATGGAGCCAACTCAAATAATAGTGATCAGCTGCATCATATCCCATTGGGGGATCAGTGTTACGGATTCCACAGTCCCCCAAAATGAGAGCTCCCCACACACACCCACTGGACCAGCCTCTCAACTCAAATAAGCATACACATCAATGTAATAGGGTCCTGTAAGTTACAGTGTCAGTAACTTGCAATGACCCCACGCATGCACAAGTCAAATAAACTCActaaaatttgacaaaagaTTCTCTGAGTCGCcttcatgaaaaataaattttgggcAACAATGAATAGAATGGCAATTCGCTTTCAATCAAATTGAGGCATGTAATAAGCTGGCAATTGGTCAATTAAAGTACCCTCATCCATATCAACTGGGACAAAAATCTTACTACATTCAGAACATAAACACGGTACTAGTAGTATGCCACTTAGGCATGATGTTCCATGGCACATTACAGGAATAGGAAGGCTCATGCTTGCCAGTAGCATTCTGTAGCAATGTCTAAagcaacaattttaataatgcaAGCATCCAGTGGAGGGGGCggaaggaaaaaaggaaaaaaaaaaaagaagaaaagactTCTATACAGAAGCGCAATTAGACCTTAAATACTACTAATgatggatttttctttttttaaatatttgacacACAGAAAATCCCATTAATCAAACAGCATCCTTCCATTACagtttgaaaaaagaaaaagaaagagacaaAACGATGATGAAGCCATGGAGATGTAATTGGAAAAGGCCCTTTCAGGCATTTCCTTCTATGTTCTTAACATCAACACAGGAATACAATCTATATATTGCATATTGTAATATGCAATAAGCCCCATGATACCTATATGATCTTAGAAGCTAGAAGTAGGTACCCTCAGGAGGTTGAACCAGCTTCCGATTGTGTGGGGCTGCCATCTCCTTTTTCAGTTGTGTGAGTATATCCTCCATGGTGTACTCTCGCTGCCAATTCGCAAGAAGTCCAAACTTTTTAGGTTCCACCTGCAGCAATTGCATTTCATCAAATTCTCACCTTACAACCAAATTATCCAGAAGCTAAAAAAACCAAATGAACAGAATTCAGATCAAATAAGAACAATACCACTCCAGTTTCATGGTTAACACAAGTCATGTTGATTCGTGAATGAAAACGAACACTTGGTGGCTTCTCTGGATAATCTTTATCACAGAACAGCTTCAACTGATAAATTCTACCTTCATGTACAGTCTGGGgcccagaaaagaaaaaaggaaagtaATTAACCATGCAAGCTATTGAAACATGTCAAATACTccggaaaaataaataaataaataacaacgCTATCTCACTTTGGAACAGGTTTTAGATtaccaaaaattttcaacaacACAACTGTATAGACAAATGCAGAGTTTCCCACATATTTACTGAATGGGTTGTGCTTTTCTCCAAGTTCAGTAATTTGCAGTACTTCAAAAGCACTGACCACACTTTATCTCATGAATAGACAACCAGAACAACAGACTTTTCAATATCTGCCACAGAGTAAGAAGTTTTTCTTTCATGTGCACTGTCAGTGTGGCATAACTCAAAACCTATATTACATGCCAACGCCGAGCCACCATTTACAAGGATACTTGAAACTCTGAGGACCCAGGATAAAGGTGGCTAAATATAACAATTGGAGTTGCCACGAAAAGAGTAATATGGACCTCATCGATTGTGACCACTCATCCTTTGTACTTCCAAGAACATCAAATATTGAGGCCTTAATGACCTACACATATACCAGTTAGAAGCTACATTCCTTGCCTGTTTGAGTGAAGCCCAGGAGCTCATGTACTGTACATCAATGTACAAGGCATACTGCCTTAAATAGTCTATGTATGTAAATTATGGTCATAGATGCAAAGTTTCGTCTGATGGAAAAACTTAGGACATACGTAACCAACCAACTAAACGAAACTATAATTACATTGTGAGGACCGATAACGGTGCCAGTCCAAGAGCGCATGTAAATGTCATCTCCATCATCCATTCCATAGCTGACAGTGCCATCTCCAATACCTTTTTCTCCGCGTTCAAGTTCCTCCAACAATCTGAAGTTCCGAGGGACTGCACAAAAATCTTCAATAGTTAGTAACACCAATAGTATGCAGTGATAATACACACGGAAATTTTGATGGAAGACCTAAATTGTCAAGTGATTTCagtcattaataataataacaaagtGCATATGGCTCAGAGTTCAAGAATTTTATACGACGTCATTAGAGAAATAAAATGTACATGGTTCGGTTTATAAGTGAAAACCACCAGAACTTAGAGAAATTTGTATAGCAGTGAGGAATTGCCCATCCCATACAATGCAGCTGTTCAGGAAGTTATAACTAAAAAACACGTCACAGAAAATCCTATTAAATAAGCACCTGAAATGATTCTTCAAAGATTTACTTGATTATGAGAATGTAAATGCAAAgataagaagaagaacatATTAATAAGAATCTATTTGAGCTCAGCCATAGATACATGATAGCTTGGTCACTTTAACCAAAACACCATTATGTTACAGCCCATTGGAGTTCTTATCTAactctttatcatttttgAAGTGCCAAAGTAATATAATATGTAAGATCAAACATCAGCTTGAGACACAAGCTTTCTGTAACACAGACCCATCTATTTTAGCAAACTTCAATTATTTCAATCAACAAGTAACAcacattttgtttatttggcTTCCTCAAAATACTAATCAAACATCATGACCACctaattatcaaaattcacaaaattatccAATGAAGCTTTATAGCATTTAATCATCCAACTGCAAATACTGGCATTTATAATACAAGAGGAAATCATTCACTAGTCAACCTACAATGGTTAACAACTGTAGAGGTCAAAAACGCAGTTACCTTTTACTTAGATAGAgacctataaaaaaaatacatacagGAGAAAGCTTCAACTGCAAAGACCCAGAAAGTGAATAACTTCATAGGACATAGCACATGGATACTGTTCTATATTACAATGAGAATAAATATCACTTCCAATTAAGTATCTTATCCTCaagaatcaaatcaacaaaCCACAAAGTAAGCACATGTACGAGTTACATGATCTTTCCATATGGTGGCCACATATTTTATGGGCATGTCTAGGTATGCCACCTATATGAGTAAACTCTCCCAAACTCAAAAGGAACAAGTCACCATCAAGCTTCATTATCAAACTACAAGATATCAAATAAGTAGAGGATGTATTGCTAACTTCAAACACatataaataaacattaaGATCATCTACGTGTTCTATGATCTTTCCACAAAATGACTAATAGGACCAATCTCATATGAGCATGTGTTGATCAGCAACCTACAGCAGTACGGGCAAAATCATCCAAAATCAAACAGGAACAAGTCATCATAAAGACTCATCTCAAAGTTACAAGATCGCAAACTTCCAAAGAACCTGTTTTAAGAACAACTTGAAAATCTTAATACACAGCATATGTGCagacttcaaataaaaaaaataaaaatgaatgcCAACAgacatacacacacataagcaaaacaaaattacaatgAAACCATAAGCTTTAACATTTTACGAAGCATCGCATACAAGATTTGATAAGGCCCTGTCAAAAGAATTTCTTCAACTGATTAAACatactaattttcttttagtgaGCGAAGCAACACTTTTCTAAGCAAAGCCATTACATCAAGTTAACATTGTAAACGCTTATCAAGTTATTAGTTAGGCGACAATaatcaaataacattaaacaTATTAACTCAATTTCACGATAAACGTATTAGGTCCATTTAACAATCAAACGTAGCAAACCCAGATGCATttatgctaaaaaaaaaaaaaaaagttcctAAGACCACACAAAACcacccaaaataaaatttaaaaaataata
It contains:
- the LOC102614741 gene encoding probable CCR4-associated factor 1 homolog 11 encodes the protein MSDVPPPQPPKPRILIREVFEFNLISEFERIRALIDRYPIISMDTEFPGVVVRPDSNIRHRDPAANYNGLKANVDLLNLIQIGLTLSDEEGNLPDLGSGSTYYIWEFNFKDFDIARHAHALDSVELLKRQGIDFEKNREFGIDSVRFAELLMSSGLVLNKDVTWVTFHSAYDFGYLVKCLTQRVLPEKLSEFVTRVGVFFGEKVYDVKHLIRFCTCLYGGLDRVCKALGVERVVGKSHQAGSDSLLTLHAFLKIKDKHFGNEYELQKYANVLHGLELLEC
- the LOC102577979 gene encoding ubiquitin-conjugating enzyme variant (The RefSeq protein has 2 substitutions compared to this genomic sequence); the encoded protein is MTLGSGGSSVVVPRNFRLLEELERGEKGIGDGTVSYGMDDGDDIYMRSWTGTIIGPHNTVHEGRIYQLKLFCDKDYPEKPPSVRFHSRINMTCVNHETGVVEPKKFGLLVNWQREYTMEDILTQLKKEMAAPHNRKLVQPPEGTYF